GATACCGATGGCAACGATGTAACAGATATTTTGGGGGCTGACCGCTTCATTCTCAATCATGAGGAACAACAATATCTGTTATCGGCTTTGAAAGAGAAACATCAGTTGGATTCCAAAGATATATACCATACTGTTTTGCAGATAGCGGACAAATATCGATCGGAAGGTTATAACGATTATGACAGGAAATTTGTAGAACAAAGTATCGCCTATGTTATCAGTAAAAAGCTGCAACTTGATCCATCGGTGATCCCGGTTGTAAGTCCTCTGGGGATAAAAGACAACAAACAGTTTGTGACTTTGGGAAGCAAAATAAATCTGATATCCAGACAAATACTAGATGAATTTGAAATAGAAATCGAAAAGATAAGGAGTGTGGAACATGTTAGAGTATCAGAACATCAACGGAATCAGAATTCCTCTGGTGAACCTGCCAGACACGAAGAATTATCCACTTGGAGAGATTGGGAGAACAATCCTGAAGAATATGGAGAAGAATCACAGCTCAAGATATTGGGATTTGGAGATGGAAGGGACACTGATCGAGAAAGTGTACCAAAGGCAGGAAGAACTCAAGGAAAAGGAACACAGGATACTGGAACAGCTGGAAAACGAAAATCCCCGTCCCAACACAGAGAATATGATGAAAATCGTGAGACACCTGAACAGCTTGCATTTGATGGCACGGGAAATGATAACCGAGGAGATCTACGAGCCAATCTAACAGATAAATCAAATTTGGAAAGCCACTCTGAGAAGGGTGGCTTTTCTGCTGTCCAAACGGAAATAGCGAAAGCGGAGATTGAAAAAATAAATAACCATGTTTCCTCTTTAAATGTGGAATACGGCGGTGCTAAGACAAAATACAAAGCCAACGTGGAAGCAATCAGGCTGCTCAAAACAATAGAATCGGAAAACAGGCTGGCAACAGCGGAAGAACAAACCATCCTGTCCAAATACACCGGATGGGGCGGAATCCCGGAACCGTTTGATGCCCGTTATCAAAACCATCCAAAATGGCAAACAGAATTCAAAGAGCTGCTGGAAATCCTGACACCGGAAGAATACAGGGAAGCAAGGGCAACAACCTTGAACGCCCACTACACCGCTTTGCCCATAGCCGCCTTGATGTTCCGTGCGGTTGAGGAATTAGGTTTTGGGGGCGGTAAGGTGTTGGAACCCTCCATGGGGATCGGCAATTTCTATAGCGTGTTTCCTTCCAACCTCAAGCAAAGATCGCAGCTATATGGCGTGGAAAAAGACAGTATTTCCGGCAGAATCGCAAAACAGCTATACCAGCAAGCAACCATTGAGGTAAAAGGATATGAGGAAACCAGCTATCCAGACAACTATTTTGATCTGGCGATTGGAAATATCCCCTTCGGAAGTTTTGGCGTGTTTGATAAACGGTATCAAAATGAAAATTTCAAAATACACGATTATTTTATCGCAAAAACTTTGGATCAAGTAAAGCCCAACGGCTTGATCGCCTTTATTTCCTCAAAAGGAACGCTGGACAAAGCCAATTCATCTGTCCGGAAATATATCGCACAGCGTGCGGAATTATTGGGCGCAGTCCGTTTGCCCAATAGCGCCTTTCAAAAAATCGCCCATACCGAGGTGACAACCGATATCCTATTTTTCCGTAAATACGAACAACAAAAGGTAAATGAACCAGAATGGATCCATGTAGGCAGGACGGAACAGGGCGTGCCGGTCAATGAATATTACCTGCACCATCCAGACCATATACTTGGGACAATGGTATTTGATAAATCCATGTACGGCAATGAGAAAGATACTTCCTGTATCAACGACGATCCTGATTTTCATTTGATTGGTACGCTGCAACAAAAACTAAAGGAGATTACAGAACAACAAACACCAATCTCAACACAGCCAATAACGAAAAATGTTATTGAAGAAACATCACTTCAAGAGATAAGCCAACAGATAGAACACCCAGAGGTGTTGCCCGCCAATCCTGAAGTCAAAAACTACACCTATACCATTGTCGATAACGTCCTCTATTACCGGGAAAATAACGAAATGTTTTTGCAAACTTTTAGTGGAAAAACATTGGAGCGTGTCAAAGGCATGTGCGCCATCCGGGAACAGGTTATGCGGCTGATTCATATGCAAGTCCATGACTACGCAGACCATGCGTTCCAACAGGAACTAGCAACACTCAACCAGATATATGATACCTTTGTAAAGGATAATGGGTACTTGAACGACAAAGCAAACCGGCGGGCATTTCAGGAGGATTCGGATTTGCCTTTGCTTCTGTCATTGGAGAATAAAAAAGAAGGTAGCTACGACAAAGCCGCCATCTTCTATAAACCGACCATACAGCCGACGGAAGAAATTTCTGCTCATTCCGCAAAAGACGCTTTAGCAATATCCATATACCGGCGTGGAAAATTGGATTTGGCATATATGGCGGAAATCTATCCCCATAGCGTGGATGACATTATCACCGAATTGGGAGATCAGATCTTCTTCGATCCAGCCCACTTGATTTCCGGTACCATGGATAACCGATCAGGATATGTGACGGCGGAGGAATATCTCAGCGGAAATGTCAAAGAAAAACTGAAATTGGCGGAATTAAAGGTGGAGGACTACCCGGAACTACATCGGAATGTAGCAGCCTTGAAAGCCGTCCAGCCGAAACGCTTAAACATCTCCGATATCCATTTTGAAATTGGAACCAGCTGGATTCCTTTGGAGTATATCCGGAAATTCTGTTATGAAACCTTCCATACGCCCATGTATCGCCGTGAGATGGATGGCGATGTCAGCGGTCGGATCTATTTTCATTACGATAAACATTCCACACGGTACACCATCTACAACAAGCCGCTGGGTTCCAGTATCGAAACAACATCGGTCTATTGGACAGAAAGAAAAAATGCGTTCTATCTTGTAGAAGACTGCTTAAACCTCAAACAAACAGAAGTAACCGACCGGATCACAGTATTAAATGAAAACGGAGAAGAACGGGAAAAACAGGTACTCAACCCAAAGGAAACACAGTTGGCACGAGCAAAACAAGAAAAAATCCAGCAGGAATTTGTATCCTGGATACTAAAAGACACAGAGAAGGTGCAGAGGCTGGAGGATATCTACAATGAAACCTACAATGTATATGTCCCCAGAAGCTATCACGGTGAAGGGCTTGTCATCGATGGGATGGCAAATGATATCGCATTGCGTCCCCATCAGAAAAACGCCGCTATGCGTATCCTTTTGGGCGGTAATACCCTGCTGTCACACGAAGTGGGAAGCGGAAAAACCTTCACCATGATTGCGGGCGCAATGCTGCTCAGGCAGACTGGTTTGGCGAAAAAATCGCTATTTGTAGTCCCCAACCATCTGACTGAACAGTGGGGCAAGGATTTCCTAAAGCTTTTCCCAAACGCCAATATTCTTGTGGCAACCAAAAAAGATTTTGAAATGAAACACCGGAAACGGTTTATCAACCGGATTGCTATGGGAGACTACGATGCTGTAATCATGAGCTATACCCAATTCGAACGTATTCCGCTTTCTACTACGTACAAAGCAAAACTGATACAAGAAGAGATCGATGATATCACCGCTGCGTTATTCCAATTATCCAACGAAGGACGGAGTTTCAGCGTGAAACGTCTGGAAGCGCAAAAAGTAAATCTGGAGACCAACTTGAAAAAGATGATGGAAATTGGAAATAAGGATGATACGCTTACCTTTGAACAGTTAGGTATCGACCGTTTATTTGTTGATGAGTTTGATCATTATAAAAACTGCTATATCTACACCAAGATACAAAATGTAGCAGGCCTGGGCGGAACACGGGCGGAAAAATCCTTTGACCTGCTTACCAAAATCAGATACCTGAATTAAAAGACAAACTTCCAGGCAGTTGTGGGAGCGACTGGTACGCCAATCTCGAACAGTATCAGCGAAATGTATATACTACTTCGCTACTTTATCCCAAACGTCCTACAACAGATGAAGATGTCCCAGTTTGACGATTGGGCTAGTATCTTTACAAAGGTGGAAAGCACATTGGAGATCGCCCCAGAGGGAACCGGATACCGTATGCGCAACCGCTTTTGCAAGTTTTACAACCTGCCGGAACTCATGCAGGTATTTTCTTTGTTTGCGGATGTAAAGCTGATCGAGGATTTAAACATTCCCCGTCCTGCCATTCATACCGGAAAACCGGAGGTGATCAGCATAGAGCCTTCTGAATTTGTAAAGCAATATATTCTGGAATTGGCAGAACGTGCAGAGAAAATCCGGGGTGGTCATGTAGATCCCTCCAAAGACAATATGCTGCTTGTCACAACACAGGGAAAATCCATCGCCATTGACCCACGCATATTGTTCCCGGAGATGGAAGTGGGTAGGGAATCTAAAATATATGCGGTATGCGATAGGGTCAAACAACTGTATGATCAATACAATGAGGATAAAGCCTTTCAGATTGTTTTTCTTGATAGTGGCATACAGATGTACGAGATGATGAGACAGGATTTAGTAGAACAGGGTATCCCATCCCATGAAATTGCCTTTATCCATAACGCGAAAACAGATATCCAAAAGACAGATTTATTTGAAAAGTGCCGGAAGGGCGATATCCGGGTATTGTTCGGTTCCACTGCAAAATGCGGCTCTGGAACCAATCTCCAGGACAGGCTCATCGCCATCCATCATGTCGACGAACACCCTGGCGTCCCCGTGACTTAACCCAGCGCAATGGACGTAGACAGCGGCAAGGAAACCGATATGATGAAATCTATATCTACTACTATGTGACCAAAGGGACGTTTGATTCGTATTTGTTCCAGACATTGGAGCAGAAACAACGGTTTATTAGTCAAGTTATGACGAACCAATCTCCCGCCCGTTCCTGTGATGATTTGGATGAAACGGTACTCAACTATGCGGAAGTGAAATCCTGCGCAACGGGTGATACAAAAATAAAGGATCAGATGGAACTGCAAAATGAGGTACAGAAACTGCAATTGGAACGGGCTTCTCATCTGACCGAACGGAAACGTTTACAGGAACTGGTTCAATCCGCACCGGAAGAAATAAAAAGGTTGGAAAACAGTATTGCAAATATAAAGCAGGATATATGGACTGTTCAGAAAAACCAGCAGGATGATTTTAAAATCACGCTTGATGGAAAGCAATATGACAAACGCCCCATTGCCGCTGAACTGTTATCCATCCTTGTTTCCAATTCTCCTGTCGGGCAGATAACGCCAATTGGGGAGTTCAGGGGATTGCAGGTTGCTGTAGATAAAGCCAGCGGATTTTATCCACAATTGCTTTTAAAAGGTGTACTTCGTTATGAAATAGAGTGCGGGGAATCGAACTTAGGAAATATTACAAAGATCGAACATCTTCCGAAAAAGCTGCAAGGCAAACTCCAAAACATGCAGACAGATTTAGAAATGAAAGGAAATCAACTTGAGCAGGCGAAGAGAAATGTTAATCAACCATTCGAGAAGGAGGAATTACTCAAAGAAAAAGCGGAAGAGTTGGCAAAAATTGAATATGCCATCTCAATCGAATTGACACGGGATGTCCATTTGGAAAATGAAAAACAACCAGTTCTTGTAGGAGGGAACGAGTATGAGATGGAAGAATAAATTGACAAACTACCAGCGCAATGCGGTACAACATCATCTTCAGGCATTCGGGAAAGAGTTCCTGATGATTTTTGGTATGACCATCATAATGACAAACTTTATGTTCTATTTGAGCTTATTGTGGAATTACATACTGGACTGGCTGGCAGGGATACAGCCATTTGGGTATATCAGCGCACTGTTATTCCTCCTCCCAATCACTTTGACATTGCCCTTTCTATATATGAATGGAATCCATAGGCAACTGAAAAAATCCGTTGTCCATTGTTACACAAAAAGAATCCGGGTTGCCTTAACGGCAGCTAGAGTTTGTCAGGATATATCCGGTTTTCTCCTTGGCGTTGGAACTGCATACCTTCTTTTCCCTTACGCAATAGAGGTGTACCGGGTGGTTGGTCTAATGCTCATAGCCGCCGCAATCCATTGGATGTGGCAGATATGGATGCACACAACAAAACAGAGGAAATAAGCCGTTGGTACTGAAAAGAACCAACGGTTTTTCTATAAAACAATATTGGAGGATACCATGGCATATTTTGATTTGGATCGGATCAAGAAGATCCCTCTACCAGAGGTTTTGTCCCGTTATGGGATTGCGGTAGACAACCATCATTTTTTCAAGTTAAGGGCGGAAAAAACACCGTCCGCCAGATACTATCCTGAAACCAATAGCTGGTATGACTTCGGGGCAAATACAGGCGGTACAATCATTGACCTTATAAAGCAGCTGGAACATCTGGATACCACACAAGCCATCCACCGAATTGCGGAACAATATGGCATGATGCTCAACAGCCATATACCTGTCAAAAACATCAGCAACCATGAATACAACATGATTGGGATTCAAGGGGATCGGGCTGGGAAAAACTACAACTTTGATACGTTATTCAGCCGCTATCCGATGGAGGTAGTTTTGCGGATATCACGGGAATTGTCCGTCTCCATGAATCAATTGTTTGACAAATATCCCAAGACCTATATGGATATCATCCGCACACAGGCAATCCCATTTGTATGGCAGTTTAGACAAGTATATCTCAACAGTATATATGTATATGCACAGTTAAACAATAGCAGTAAATTTGACCGGGAATATATGAAGATGAACGCAGAAATGATCTACAAGGACTATCAAGACCGATATGGTATCCTGAAGCGGTGTGTGAAAGGTACGGATATTGATATCTGGAATCTGCGCCCTGACTTTGAGAGGGATTTGAAACATATCCAGAATGGAAAGATTGCAGTAGAGATCTCCCCATATAGCCAGATGGAATTTAAAGAACTGAAAGGCGCAAATGTGTCCTACATCATTTCCACACAAACCTATCGGACATTTGAATCGGAATATCTATCGCGCTATGACATTGGGGAATATCCTTATTTAGCAAGCGCAAAAGGCGATATTGTTACAATTACCATCAAGGAAACAGACCGGAAGGTATTCGAATGCCTATTAAAACAAATGGAAAAGCAGGAGAAAAAAGAACAGGATTCTCAATATGAGAACCCTGACTATGAACCAGATTGAATGATAGATATCATTTGACAAATAGAAAGGAAAAAGATTGATCCTTACTGCCGGATATGATAGAATAAAGGCAGTAACAAGAGTGAGCCGGTAGAGGACGGTTGGCTGCTTCCCTTTTACGCACAGTCTGTGCGTGGAAGGAGGTGGTACTTATGGATTATAATCTGATTCTAATCATTATACTTATCATCGCACTCAAAGAATTAGTGAAAAACATAAGAAAATGACCGTCCCCCTGCTAAAAGTGACGATCATTTTCGTAAACTTTTATAACGGCTAACCGTTTTTGAAACGGCAACTCTTGTTACTTTTATTATATCCCCATCCCATATATTTGTCAATCCAATCGAAAGGACATCAAGGTGGTTATCATGAAGAAAGAAGATTTCATTCGGAAGGTTAATAAATTAAAATTGCTCATATTAAAGGATAAAAAAATATCAATTAGTATCCTATCAGGAATATTTTGTGTTGTTGTAGTTGCGGCGGTTATAGCGGTAGGCTTCAACATGTCGACAACTCCAGTCAAAACAGCAGAAGCGCAAACCAGTAGCATGGCTGATATTTTAAAAAATGATACATCTAAAAAACAGTCCCAATCGGAAGTGGAGTCAACTTCTAGTCATAATGACAAGAAGTTAGATATAAGTGGTTCTGATAATACACAAAAAGAAACTGTTTCTGAAAGTCCGTCCGGTAATCAGCCTTCAAAGCAATCTGATACTGGAAAGAATGACTATGGTCGCTTCGACTTCTCCAAAGGCGGAAAATAATCATGCAGAAAAGGAACAACAGATAAAACCTTCATTCCCTTCTATCTCCAATCCTTCTTCTCCTTCTGTTTCTGAAACAACACCTTCACAAGCGGAGCCAGAACCGGAACCGAATTTTGATGAAGCTGCTGTTATCAATGGTGTGATTAACCAAGTAAGCAGCTTTATGACGCATATTGATGTTGCGGAATTTGGGGGCAGCAACTATTATATCGACCATTATTCAACAGACTTAACGGAAGATCAGATCATCGCAAAACTGGTATCAGGATTTCAATTTGAACACAGTACAGGCTGCACCTATTTTGCGATTGAGTACTTGGGAATCAGTACAGAATACAGCGGCCAGCCCCGCCATGTCTTCAAATGCTATCGTGCATAACCGAAAAATATGAAATAATTTGAAAAATAGAATCAAACAATCTCAATATTTGGGCGTATATAACAAATATTGAGATTGTTTTTTGTTTCTTTTTGTAATAGAAATTGTAAATCATTTCATGTATAATGTAATTATAACAAAAGTTAAATATAAAAATATATTCACTATTTTCATACACTTTTTTACACACAATTCTACTTCCATTGATGCAACTGAAAGATGGGGGTGGAATTTTTGTTTTTCTAAGAGAAAATAGGAGGTGTTTTCAGTGTAGAACGTATGGAAGATTCAAAGAAGGTTATGGAACAGAATTACAAAAAGGAGAAACCGTTATGAAAAAAAGAAAGATTTTGCGCACGACCGCATTGGCACTCACCTTATCCATGCTGATAACAACCATTCCAACAGGAATTGTACAGGCTTCTGAACAATCTATGTTTGATAAAAACGGTCTATTGACGCAGGAAATGATCGATAAACGGCCGCAAAATGAATCGGAAGAAGTCCAGAAAATTATCACAGAGGAAACAGAAAAAAGAGATGCGTATACCAAATACTTTTTAACAGAGCAAAACGCACACATGGTTGCGATGTATCCAGATCCAGTCCATTATGAGGAGGATGGACAGTGGAAGGATATCGACAATACACTGACTTTGCAGGAAAACGAGGACAATGAACAGGTATATCAAAATACCGCTTCCAATGTCCAGGTACAGATTGCGAAAACCAGCGATACGGATGAACTGGTTTCCATTGAAAGAGATGGAATTGAAATTTCCTGGGGCTTAGCACCACAGGAAGTCCTGACAAGGGCAAATAAAATAGAAGAAAAACAGATATCAGAGTTTATTGTGGATACTCCCCCGGTAGCAGCTTATGCTAACAGCATAGAAGAACCGGAAACACCGGAAGAAATTGAAGAATACAATAGGGAGCAGGCACAGCTGGCAACAGTAAAATCATCCGGTATGTATTCTGATATCCTTCCCAATATTGATATTCAATATGTGGTACAATCCAATACCGTAAAAGAAAACATTATTCTAAAAGACCGTTCTGCTGTTTATCAAACGTTGTCTTTTAAAATCCAGCATCCAAATTTAAAGAGCAGGCTCAACAAAGAAGAAAACAGTATCTCGATCTACCAGCCGGATACGCAGCAGATAGTATATGAGTTTGTCCCTCCCTTTATGTATGACAACAATGGGGAGATGAGCGATGAAGTTGGACAGCCAGGAAGGATATAGTATCCTGACAATTATTCCAGACACAGAATGGTTGTTGCAAGATCAACGTGCATATCCCGTTGTCATTGACCCATACACTGAAACTAGCAAAGGCGAAAAGAATATCGTAGATACCTATATTTATTCTGGAAAACCGACAGAAGCAACTACACCATATCATGGCTCATTCCTCATTGGCAACAACTATGCGGAGGGAAGCTGCCGTGCATATATCAAGTTTACGAATCTACCGCAATTAAGCCCTGGAGATATTATTTATAAAGGGCAAATTAATATTTGGCAGTATCAATTTAGCGCAGTCGGAGAACAGTCATTCAACATCAGTACCCATGAAACGAGTGAATGGGGAGATTCAATAACATGGAACACCGCTCCCTGGTATTCTGGAACCTCCTTGGATTATGTACAGCTTACACCGAATCCAGAACATCAGGCCCGACCAGTTACCTTGGATATCACGAAACTAGTGAGGGATTGGTACAACACTGGAAAAAATTATGGGATTATGATTAAATCAGAATCCGAAGGCAGGAAAGCGGTTGCACGTTTCTTTACCAGCAACTACCCATTCAATACCCCAGGAAACTATCAGATTGAAGGAGATGGTTCTCAAGTCCATCCAAGTGGAATATTTTACTATAAAAACGCTTCTGGTTTAGAGGACTATTGGAGCTATCATGAACAATCCGCAGGACAAGCCGGTACTGGATATACCAATGATTATACAGGAAATCTTGTTTGGACGCATGATGATACCGCAACCATTAGCAATCGATTACCAATTACCGTAAGCCATATTTATAACTACTCAGAAAGCCAGAACAATACCCACTACGGGTTTGGCTGGCGTATCAATGCCATGGAAAAATTTGAATCCAGTGGTATTAAAGATTTTCCATATGTGTATACTGATTCAGATGGTACCAAACATTATTTTTATCAAAAAGACGGGAAATACATCGACGAAGATGGACTTGGTATGGAGTATGTTTCCATCAATGAAGCGAATGGAAATATACTTCACAAAATTACTTTAAAAGATAAAACTGTACTGAAATTCTATTCCAACGGTTTACTTGCCAGGACGATTGATACGAACAATAACACCATTGTGTATAACTATGAAGGTGATTCCATCACTGATATTACAGATGGTGCGGGAAACAGGTTAAATTTCTACTATGGAAATGGAATGTTAAACCGCATTGTGGATGAAGCCGGAAGGGTAACAGAATTCAACTATGAAAACCTGAATTTGACCAGGATCACCTATCCAGATGGAACAGAATCGAAGTTCGAGTATGGAGATGACAGGAGACTTACCAAAGCCATTTCTCCAGATGGTTACAATATTTCTTACGACTATACCAGGGATATGAGGGTGAACCGGGTATCTGAAATAACGGAATATGGAACCACTGGAGCGATTGGGCAACGTTTAAGGATTTCTTATCGCAATGGAAATACTACAATTTTTGAAAGCTGTGGTATGGACGGAAATTTTGATACTCCTGGGGACAATCTTGTTACAACATGTCAGTTTGATAACATGGGTAGAGCAATTAGTGTCTATGACCAGGATGGAAATGCCAATAGTTATCAATATTATTCCGAAGACTTAAAGAGGAATAAATTGAGTTCGGTTGGCAGCACACAGGCAACCGCATGTAACCCAATATTAGATCCTGGATTTGAGGAGGACAGAGGAAACTGGAAATCCCATGCTGACCAGGCCATTTTATATCATGTAAATTATGTAAATGACCAGGGATATTTCTTAAACACATCATTAAAAGTGAGTACCGAACAGACCTCAGCAATCTGTGGTTCAGCGCAAAATATTTCCTTGCCTGCTGGTAATTATGTGCTATCCGGATATATCAAAACAGAAAATGTTTCCGGTACTCAAGATAATTCTGGAGCTGCTTTAGTAGCGGTAATCAACGGACAGCCCCACTACTCTACTCCGGTAACTGGGACAACAGATGCAGAGATTGACGGCGGATGGCAGAAGGTTCGGACAAAATTCACCTTGAGTGGAGAAACCATGGTGACAGTCCGTTGTGATTTGGTTCACGCTTCCGGTACAGCTTGGTTTGATTCCATCCAGATTGACCGTGGAGAAACAGATAGTAAGTTTAACTTAATCTACAATCCGAGCTTTGAGGATGGACAATATCATTGGGGCAGTACCATCACCCCGAATGCTGAAATAAAATGGAATGGAAATCACTCTGCTCTAATGGATTCCGGCATTGGCGTGGATAAAAATGTTGGAACAAACATACAGGTATCCGGCAAAGAAGGAGATATCTATATGTTGAGCGGATGGGTAAAAGCTGACTTAATTCCAAAAGATAGCTCTACCTGTCAGATTGCGGCGGCCGTGATTTACAACAACCATGATCCCAAATGGGTATCATTTGATGCAAACAAATATGTAGGGGATTGGCAGTATATCAGTGGTGTTGTATCCACCGATGACAATGACCCAAGTACGAACCTTGATTATGTTGCCATCCATGTTTATTTATTTAATTCCAACAATCCAAACCCAATCTACTTTGACGGAATTCAGTTAATCAAGGACGATTCCCAAAGTTTTGTCTATGACAATGAAGGAAATTTAGTGTCCGCTGCAACAGCAGCAGATAAATCAGGATTTTCCTATGATGGAAATGATAATATTTCCAAACTGGTTGATCCAAGTGGACGTTCTTTTGAATATGCGTATGACAAGGACACACAGAATTTAATGTATGCAAAGAATTCCGATGGTGTTGAATACAAATTCCACTATGACGCAAATGGAAATCCAACTAATGCGAAAGTATTTGGTGGAGATATGGCAACGGCAGTCCATGCGGGTCAGACCTACCGAATCAGGAATAAAGTATCGGGAAAATATTTGGATTTAATCGGAAATCAGGATGTTGATAATGGCAATGTAGCACAGTATGAATACACAGGGCAGCATAATCAGGAATGGAAACTGGTTGATGCAGGTTCTGGGTTCTTTAAGATTGAAAGCGCCTATGGTTCCCACCGGGTATTGGATTTGGAAGGTGGATCGACAAATGAGGGTGCGAATCTGGTTGTTTACCAGAATTCCAATTCCCGCCCAACGCAAAAGTTTAAGTTTAAGGCATTGTCGGACGGAAGCTACCATATTGTAGCGAACACAGATGATTTTGAAAAAGTCCTTAATCTGAATAGTAGCGGAACTACCAACGGAACCAACGTTACCATTTGGGGAAGTGGAGTTGACGGAAACAACTACCATTGGTACTTGGAACCAGTCAATGAGGAGTTTTCCGCAAAACCAGAAGTAGGAAAAACCTATGTGATCCGCTCTCTTGTCAATGGAAAGTATGCGGAAATCAAAAACAGCGTTACGGATAACACCGCTGAGTTTATTCAGGGTCCATACAGCGCAAACCCGAACCAGATGTTCACGGTAGTACAGGGAACAAAAGATCCAAATACATTTATGCTATCTCCGGGACATGCAAAAGATAAGGTGCTTTCTTTAACAGACCATGGTATCTCGTTGGAAGATCCAAATGACCCAACTGGTCAGCAATTGAGCTTCGAAAAATGCCCGAATGGAAGTTATAAGGTAACACTGGCTAGTATTCCAGAGTTAGCTTGGCGGATTGAACCATTCCAAATTTATGAAGATGGTAAAGAAATCATTTATTTTGCGACTAGGGAAAACACCGATGTTTATTATCAATGGATATTTGAAGAAGTCAGCGATGTGATGCTTTCCTCTATCCAGTACAATGCAGATAGCCTCGTGCAATCTACTACAGATAATCGTGGAAATGTCACATCATATACCTATAACAATAATACGAATACCACAGCTAGTGTCACCTCACCAAATGGACTTACCGTCAATTATACTTATAACCATAATACAGATCAATTATTATCTACTTCGAGTACAATCAATGGAAATAACGTTTCTGTTAATTATGA
This is a stretch of genomic DNA from Clostridium facile. It encodes these proteins:
- a CDS encoding DEAD/DEAH box helicase family protein, whose amino-acid sequence is MNNPIQPVYEVYQTYLTSARQNIQSYQKYLDLAAQLYKHNMHNQVMIYGQHPNATYVASKAVWNKIRRDINHGATAIATIAKRNSIPVIQLIYDISDTDGNDVTDILGADRFILNHEEQQYLLSALKEKHQLDSKDIYHTVLQIADKYRSEGYNDYDRKFVEQSIAYVISKKLQLDPSVIPVVSPLGIKDNKQFVTLGSKINLISRQILDEFEIEIEKIRSVEHVRVSEHQRNQNSSGEPARHEELSTWRDWENNPEEYGEESQLKILGFGDGRDTDRESVPKAGRTQGKGTQDTGTAGKRKSPSQHREYDENRETPEQLAFDGTGNDNRGDLRANLTDKSNLESHSEKGGFSAVQTEIAKAEIEKINNHVSSLNVEYGGAKTKYKANVEAIRLLKTIESENRLATAEEQTILSKYTGWGGIPEPFDARYQNHPKWQTEFKELLEILTPEEYREARATTLNAHYTALPIAALMFRAVEELGFGGGKVLEPSMGIGNFYSVFPSNLKQRSQLYGVEKDSISGRIAKQLYQQATIEVKGYEETSYPDNYFDLAIGNIPFGSFGVFDKRYQNENFKIHDYFIAKTLDQVKPNGLIAFISSKGTLDKANSSVRKYIAQRAELLGAVRLPNSAFQKIAHTEVTTDILFFRKYEQQKVNEPEWIHVGRTEQGVPVNEYYLHHPDHILGTMVFDKSMYGNEKDTSCINDDPDFHLIGTLQQKLKEITEQQTPISTQPITKNVIEETSLQEISQQIEHPEVLPANPEVKNYTYTIVDNVLYYRENNEMFLQTFSGKTLERVKGMCAIREQVMRLIHMQVHDYADHAFQQELATLNQIYDTFVKDNGYLNDKANRRAFQEDSDLPLLLSLENKKEGSYDKAAIFYKPTIQPTEEISAHSAKDALAISIYRRGKLDLAYMAEIYPHSVDDIITELGDQIFFDPAHLISGTMDNRSGYVTAEEYLSGNVKEKLKLAELKVEDYPELHRNVAALKAVQPKRLNISDIHFEIGTSWIPLEYIRKFCYETFHTPMYRREMDGDVSGRIYFHYDKHSTRYTIYNKPLGSSIETTSVYWTERKNAFYLVEDCLNLKQTEVTDRITVLNENGEEREKQVLNPKETQLARAKQEKIQQEFVSWILKDTEKVQRLEDIYNETYNVYVPRSYHGEGLVIDGMANDIALRPHQKNAAMRILLGGNTLLSHEVGSGKTFTMIAGAMLLRQTGLAKKSLFVVPNHLTEQWGKDFLKLFPNANILVATKKDFEMKHRKRFINRIAMGDYDAVIMSYTQFERIPLSTTYKAKLIQEEIDDITAALFQLSNEGRSFSVKRLEAQKVNLETNLKKMMEIGNKDDTLTFEQLGIDRLFVDEFDHYKNCYIYTKIQNVAGLGGTRAEKSFDLLTKIRYLN